The Coffea arabica cultivar ET-39 chromosome 4e, Coffea Arabica ET-39 HiFi, whole genome shotgun sequence genome includes a window with the following:
- the LOC113742819 gene encoding uncharacterized protein isoform X3 produces the protein MSIDDEPTSPDSLRFGSCQPPRHEQQHTGQQQETDTSQKYQHPNLATTLKPSFSLRKSGEASTEPEEGSKQNDPLATEKEKKQESSCDAPPSALDQAPSIAVSQPSRRLSVQDRINLFENKQKENSGGKPAVGKSIEIKRLSSDVSSSASAAAVEKAVLRRWSGASDMSIDLSGEKRDTESPLCTPSSSVSHSKSEDQKDMAGSGKPEFRSIPQRVDDSAGSGREEIVEERQSTVSSDKSGEASEGGKSNSTVGVIGVTAWKDQTRGKTQSRSFLNRAEDSRLDDLANSEPKFRSLPSGKAEEGRSDNQPKFKGPEKRDDLVKTEGQVLSEAQVAGHKEKGTSQAQFGYFAGKGSDTRSAIGPYQPSQVELSDQKEVGIRDGSLAQTYSRAPQRPVGEYAPQEGGSGSRIRDAFAAQHKGVAGKVSSSHPRFESFLETEDIQKKELASAEKNGGVTAIKLEGTGSERMKFDKQITASELIKKTQGRKDDSVPVYGSNMASFHSKVATENQDGFDSFSTPPPEHVRVRQSKGNQELNDELKMKANELEKLFAEHKLRAPGDQSNTTWRTRPIDRQNDSPAKPCRKSSADTDTAHLSHDGTLSEPAESSKNLAKFSDVPVVKVVGGQDHNDVENMKFSELNFPDGSRGKFYERYMQKRDAKLREDWSSNRAEKEAKLKAMQDSLERSKSEMKAKFSVSSDRQDSVFSACRRAERLRSFNTRSIMRREQQQLDFGQSDDEGASDFPEKKLYREDGSFTETSIVDGLPKSKKSLPTKSLSSSTPRMTAAPVPRSATRASSISGRRKMQSENPVAQSVPNFSDLRKENTKPSFTASRTTRPQLRNYTRSKSANEDTSFVKEEKSRRSQSLRKSLANSAECREPSPLNSEGISLTTQNFYKDETEQNSSFKYSKTSESKSFLKKASGMDLGARTTFALQNTKMASDITNDEDDFDDLAFEGEDSADLVKDEEEEEFETAVTKHQGEPELEQESLKLNFGSENGIVRSFAQVDSSLVAELAAAVPSGFHPSENVQDSPGESPVSWNSRTHHSFAYSHETSDVDASVDSPVGSPASWNSHSLSQTETDAARMRKKWGAAQKPMLVGNSSNNQSRKDMTRGFKRLLKFGRKSRGAETLVDWISATTSEGDDDTEDGRDTANRSSEDLRKSRMGSSQGHPSDDSFNESEFFNEQVQSLRSSIPAPPANFKLREDHVSGSSIKAPRSFFSLSSFRSKGSESKPR, from the exons GAAGCAAGCACAGAACCAGAAGAAGGAAGCAAACAAAACGACCCTCTCGCTACTgagaaagagaagaaacaaGAGAGTAGCTGTGATGCTCCTCCTTCTGCTCTTGATCAAGCCCCGTCAATTGCAGTGAGTCAACCATCTAGGCGGCTCAGCGTGCAGGATCGTATTAACTTGTTTGAGAATAAGCAGAAGGAGAATTCTGGTGGGAAGCCTGCAGTAGGAAAATCAATCGAGATCAAGAGACTTTCTTCTGATGTGTCATCATCTGCATCTGCAGCTGCTGTAGAGAAGGCGGTGTTGAGGAGATGGAGTGGTGCTAGTGACATGAGCATTGATTTGAGTGGTGAAAAGAGGGATACTGAGAGCCCTCTTTGCACCCCTTCGTCTTCTGTTTCACATTCCAAGTCTGAGGATCAGAAAGATATGGCAGGTTCTGGTAAGCCGGAGTTTAGGAGCATTCCTCAGCGGGTAGATGATAGTGCAGGTTCTGGGAGAGAGGAGATTGTTGAGGAGAGGCAATCTACAGTTTCCTCTGATAAGTCAGGGGAGGCTTCTGAAGGAGGAAAGTCAAATTCTACTGTAGGCGTTATTGGTGTCACTGCTTGGAAAGATCAAACACGTGGGAAGACTCAGTCAAGGTCATTTCTTAACAGGGCTGAGGATAGCAGATTAGATGATCTAGCAAATTCTGAACCAAAGTTCAGGTCTTTGCCAAGTGGAAAAGCTGAGGAAGGTCGTTCGGACAATCAACCCAAGTTCAAGGGTCCTGAAAAGAGGGATGACCTTGTCAAAACAGAAGGGCAAGTACTTTCTGAGGCACAGGTTGCTGGCCACAAGGAGAAGGGTACTTCTCAGGCCCAAtttggatattttgctggaAAAGGCAGTGACACAAGGTCAGCTATTGGTCCATACCAACCTAGTCAAGTTGAACTTTCAGatcaaaaggaagttggaatAAGAGATGGTTCTTTAGCACAAACTTATTCGAGGGCCCCCCAGAGGCCAGTGGGTGAATATGCACCACAAGAAGGTGGTTCAGGATCAAGAATACGTGATGCTTTTGCTGCTCAGCACAAAGGAGTTGCAGGTAAAGTATCATCTTCTCATCCGAGGTTTGAGTCCTTTTTGGAGACTGAGGATATTCAAAAGAAAGAATTGGCTTCAGCTGAGAAGAACGGTGGTGTTACTGCAATAAAACTTGAAGGAACTGGATCCGAGAGGATGAAGTTCGACAAGCAAATTACTGCCTCTGAACTGATCAAGAAAACCCAGGGCAGGAAGGATGATAGTGTTCCTGTTTATGGAAGTAATATGGCATCTTTCCATAGTAAAGTAGCTACTGAGAATCAGGATGGGTTTGATTCTTTTTCAACGCCACCTCCAGAACATGTTAGGGTTAGGCAATCAAAAGGAAACCAGGAGCTGAATGATGAGCTGAAAATGAAAGCTAATGAACTTGAAAAGCTCTTTGCTGAGCACAAACTGCGGGCTCCTGGAGATCAATCTAATACTACATGGAGGACCAGGCCTATTGACAGGCAAAATGACTCACCTGCAAAACCTTGTAGGAAATCATCTGCAGATACCGATACTGCCCATTTGTCTCATGATGGCACATTATCTGAGCCTGCTGAGAGTTCAAAAAACTTGGCCAAATTCAGTGATGTTCCTGTGGTGAAAGTGGTTGGTGGCCAGGATCATAATGATGttgaaaatatgaaattttctgAGCTTAATTTTCCAGATGGTTCTCGAGGGAAATTCTATGAGAGATATATGCAGAAAAGGGATGCAAAGCTTAGGGAAGATTGGAGTTCCAATAGAGCAGAGAAGGAAGCCAAGTTGAAGGCAATGCAGGATAGCCTGGAGCGTAGTAAATCTGAGATGAAGGCTAAATTTTCAGTATCTTCTGATAGACAGGATTCAGTATTCAGTGCTTGTAGACGTGCAGAGAGGCTCAGATCGTTTAATACGCGATCAATTATGAGAAGGGAGCAG CAGCAGTTAGATTTTGGGCAAAGCGACGATGAAGGTGCATCTGATTTTCCAGAGAAGAAATTGTATCGTGAGGATGGGTCCTTCACTGAGACATccattgtagatggtttacctAAGAGTAAGAAGAGTTTACCTACAAAAAGTTTGTCTTCATCCACACCTCGGATGACTGCAGCACCTGTTCCAAGATCTGCAACTCGAGCTTCCAGTATTTCTGGCCGGCGTAAGATGCAGTCGGAAAATCCTGTTGCACAATCCGTTCCCAATTTCTCTGATCTGAGGAAAGAAAACACGAAACCTTCTTTCACAGCCAGTAGAACAACTCGGCCACAACTGAGAAATTATACCCGCAGCAAAAGTGCCAATGAAGACACTTCATTTGTCAAGGAGGAAAAGTCACGTAGATCACAATCCCTGAGAAAGAGCCTAGCAAATTCAGCTGAGTGCAGAGAGCCTTCTCCATTGAACTCCGAGGGCATTTCTTTGACAACACAAAACTTTTACAAGGACGAGACTGAGCAAAATTCTTCTTTCAAGTATTCAAAGACTTCAGAGTCTAAATCTTTCCTTAAGAAGGCCAGTGGCATGGATCTTGGAGCCAGAACAACTTTTGCTTTGCAGAATACCAAAATGGCATCCGATATCACTAATGATGAGGATGACTTTGATGACTTGGCCTTTGAGGGAGAAGACTCAGCGGATCTAGTCAAAgatgaagaggaggaggagttTGAGACAGCGGTAACTAAACATCAGGGTGAACCAGAGCTGGAGCAGGAGTCGCTGAAGTTGAATTTTGGATCAGAAAATGGTATTGTGAGATCCTTTGCGCAAGTGGACTCATCATTAGTGGCTGAATTAGCTGCTGCAGTTCCTTCTGGTTTTCATCCTTCTGAAAATGTACAGGATTCACCAGGAGAGAGCCCTGTGTCGTGGAATTCACGGACTCATCATTCATTTGCTTATTCTCATGAGACGTCTGACGTTGATGCCTCTGTTGATTCCCCTGTTGGGAGTCCTGCATCTTGGAATTCGCATTCTCTGAGTCAAACTGAGACTGATGCAGCTCGGATGAGGAAGAAATGGGGAGCAGCTCAGAAACCAATGCTGGTTGGTAATTCTTCCAATAATCAGTCACGCAAGGATATGACTAGAGGCTTTAAAAGGTTACTaaaatttggaaggaaaagccGTGGCGCAGAAACTCTTGTTGACTGGATTTCTGCTACCACATCTGAGGGAGATGATGACACAGAAGATGGGCGTGATACTGCCAATCGGTCATCAGAAGACCTTAGGAAGTCAAGAATGGGATCATCGCAGGGACATCCTTCAGATGATAGCTTCAATGAGAGCGAATTTTTCAACGAACAAG TTCAATCCTTGCGGAGCTCTATCCCAGCACCTCCAGCAAACTTTAAACTGAGAGAGGACCATGTGTCTGGGAGCTCAATTAAAG CACCAAGATCATTTTTCTCCTTATCATCATTCCGGAGCAAAGGAAGTGAGTCAAAACCTAGATGA